A portion of the Shewanella sp. SNU WT4 genome contains these proteins:
- a CDS encoding serine/threonine transporter has protein sequence MQKNATGAQAPTETKAVKLPWTRQDTTWMLSLFGTAVGAGILFLPINAGMGGFWPLVVMAILIGPMTYLAHRGLSRFVCSSKIEGSDITQVVEEHFGKGAGKAITLLYFFAIYPIVLIYGVGITNVVDSFMVNQLGMESLPRWILSGVLILGMMSVMIAGEKLMLKVTQFLVYPLVAILAFMSLYLIPNWNTSALEQIPAAGDFLGTIWLTIPVLIFAFNHSPAISQFAVSQKRDHGVNASRKADVILRNTSLMLVGFVMLFVFSCVLSLTPAQLAEAKAQNLPILSYLANAHDSAFVTYFAPLIAFIAIVSSFFGHYLGASEGMRGLIVKQYESAGKEVNEAGVNKFILGFMFITIWGVAIINPSILGMIEALGGPIIAAILYLMPMYAVYKVPALKQYRGRVSNIFVIIAGLLSMTAILFGLLG, from the coding sequence ATGCAAAAAAATGCGACCGGTGCTCAAGCACCAACCGAGACCAAGGCCGTTAAACTGCCTTGGACCCGTCAAGATACCACGTGGATGCTGAGCTTGTTCGGCACTGCAGTTGGTGCTGGTATTTTGTTCTTACCTATCAATGCTGGTATGGGCGGTTTTTGGCCGCTAGTTGTGATGGCTATCTTGATTGGTCCTATGACTTATCTGGCTCACCGTGGCTTATCTCGTTTCGTGTGTTCTTCAAAAATTGAAGGCAGCGACATTACTCAAGTAGTTGAAGAGCATTTTGGGAAAGGCGCTGGTAAAGCCATCACTTTACTGTATTTCTTCGCTATCTATCCTATCGTATTAATTTACGGTGTTGGTATCACCAACGTTGTTGATAGCTTCATGGTAAACCAATTAGGCATGGAATCTCTGCCACGTTGGATATTATCTGGCGTTCTGATCTTAGGCATGATGTCTGTGATGATCGCAGGTGAGAAACTGATGTTGAAAGTAACTCAGTTCCTGGTTTACCCATTAGTGGCTATCCTGGCATTTATGTCTCTGTACTTAATCCCTAACTGGAATACCTCTGCATTAGAGCAAATCCCAGCGGCCGGTGATTTCTTAGGTACTATCTGGTTAACTATTCCAGTACTGATTTTCGCTTTCAACCATTCACCTGCGATTTCACAGTTTGCGGTATCGCAAAAGCGTGACCATGGTGTGAATGCTTCTCGTAAAGCGGACGTCATTTTACGTAACACTTCACTGATGTTGGTTGGCTTCGTGATGTTGTTCGTATTCTCATGTGTATTGTCTCTGACTCCAGCGCAATTAGCTGAAGCTAAAGCACAAAACTTACCTATCCTGTCATACTTGGCCAACGCTCATGACAGTGCATTTGTAACTTACTTTGCGCCGCTGATTGCCTTTATCGCCATCGTATCTTCTTTCTTCGGTCACTATTTAGGTGCCAGCGAAGGTATGCGTGGTCTGATCGTTAAGCAGTACGAAAGTGCTGGTAAAGAAGTGAATGAAGCCGGTGTTAACAAGTTTATTCTTGGCTTCATGTTCATCACTATCTGGGGCGTTGCCATCATTAACCCAAGCATTTTGGGCATGATTGAAGCTCTGGGTGGTCCAATCATCGCGGCTATCTTGTACCTGATGCCTATGTACGCTGTGTACAAGGTTCCAGCTCTCAAGCAATACCGTGGTCGTGTAAGCAATATCTTCGTTATTATTGCTGGTCTGTTGTCTATGACCGCTATCCTGTTCGGTTTACTTGGCTAA
- a CDS encoding DUF4234 domain-containing protein: protein MSKVQDKPYQYPAVPAPLFSTRMLVVHFVLTIITLGLWGLVWWILVLKAEGRQFHLFSAFDEAYWQHLILREQPPSSLHPQQFDANPAKSEFSA from the coding sequence ATGAGTAAAGTGCAAGATAAACCCTATCAGTATCCAGCAGTTCCCGCGCCGTTATTTTCCACTCGAATGTTAGTGGTTCATTTTGTGTTAACCATTATTACCTTAGGTTTGTGGGGGCTGGTATGGTGGATACTTGTGCTCAAGGCCGAAGGGCGACAATTTCATTTGTTTTCGGCATTTGATGAGGCTTATTGGCAGCACTTAATCTTAAGGGAGCAACCGCCATCATCCCTGCATCCACAGCAGTTTGATGCAAATCCCGCTAAATCTGAATTTAGCGCATAA
- a CDS encoding dicarboxylate/amino acid:cation symporter: protein MTKTANSHPRPTTWARWLSLPLWSQILIGMVLGILAGIILGPDAVALKPIGTLFVNTIKMLIVPLVFCSLIVGVTSMQDTVSMRRVGFKSFAFYLVTTTIAISIGLAIGVLIEPGAGLGLTSTVTSDVIVAAPSLMDTLINIVPTNPIAALANGQILQVIVFAVALGIALVLIGEQGKPAIALFTSLAEAMYKLTDMVMKLAPYGVFGLMAWVAGEYGAAMLLPLIKVIFAVYLGCALHILGFYSLVLKLMAGLSPLQFFKGISNAMAVAFTTSSTAGTLPASMKCASEYLGVNKKISSFVLPLGTTINMDGTALYQGVTALFVAQAFGIDLTWVDYLTIVLTATLASIGTAGVPGAGLVMLTLILTTVGLPLEGVALIAGIDRLLDMARTVVNVSGDLVATTVIAKSENALDEEHYNADIQDSVRMANEAEQKQA, encoded by the coding sequence ATGACAAAAACTGCTAATTCACACCCGCGACCGACGACTTGGGCGCGCTGGTTATCTTTGCCTCTATGGAGCCAAATCTTGATTGGTATGGTCCTAGGTATTCTTGCAGGTATCATCTTAGGTCCTGATGCGGTGGCGTTAAAACCCATAGGAACCTTGTTCGTTAATACCATTAAAATGTTGATTGTGCCTTTGGTGTTTTGCTCCCTGATAGTCGGGGTCACCTCAATGCAAGATACAGTGAGCATGCGCCGTGTCGGCTTTAAATCCTTTGCTTTTTATTTGGTGACCACAACCATAGCTATCAGTATTGGTCTGGCTATCGGCGTATTGATTGAACCTGGTGCTGGCTTAGGATTAACCAGTACTGTGACCTCTGATGTTATTGTTGCCGCGCCATCACTCATGGATACCTTAATCAATATTGTTCCGACTAACCCCATCGCTGCACTCGCTAATGGTCAAATATTACAAGTAATTGTTTTTGCAGTGGCTCTAGGTATTGCGCTAGTGCTGATTGGCGAACAAGGCAAGCCTGCTATCGCGTTATTTACAAGCTTGGCGGAAGCCATGTATAAGCTTACCGATATGGTGATGAAGCTCGCTCCTTATGGCGTATTCGGCTTAATGGCATGGGTGGCCGGTGAGTATGGCGCCGCTATGTTACTGCCCCTAATTAAAGTGATTTTTGCCGTATATCTTGGCTGCGCGCTGCATATTCTTGGCTTTTATTCCCTAGTATTAAAACTGATGGCAGGATTAAGCCCGCTGCAATTTTTTAAAGGAATTAGTAACGCCATGGCTGTCGCTTTTACCACCTCAAGTACTGCTGGTACTTTGCCTGCAAGCATGAAGTGCGCCAGTGAATATCTTGGTGTTAATAAGAAGATTTCAAGCTTTGTGTTGCCCCTTGGCACTACCATTAATATGGATGGTACTGCTTTATATCAAGGCGTAACTGCATTGTTTGTGGCACAAGCCTTTGGTATAGATTTGACTTGGGTGGATTACCTGACGATAGTGTTAACCGCAACCTTAGCATCGATTGGAACCGCGGGTGTGCCGGGCGCAGGCTTAGTCATGTTGACCTTGATATTAACTACCGTCGGTTTACCCCTTGAAGGTGTAGCTTTGATTGCAGGAATTGATAGGTTGCTTGATATGGCGCGAACTGTTGTCAATGTATCAGGCGATTTGGTTGCGACGACTGTGATTGCCAAGTCTGAAAATGCGCTTGATGAAGAACATTATAATGCCGATATTCAAGACAGCGTACGTATGGCGAATGAAGCTGAGCAGAAGCAAGCATGA
- a CDS encoding L-serine ammonia-lyase translates to MFSAFDIFKIGVGPSSSHTVGPMKAAKEFIDDLRSKGSLRDITKITVDVYGSLSLTGKGHHTDIAIIMGLAGNSPENVDIEAIPEFIQRVEQTGRLAVGLHCHTVDFPSDAMVFHTEALALHENGMKIHAWVGDKLEYSKTYYSIGGGFVVDEENFGKTAATDITVAHPFANAEELLAICKETGMSISAIMMANEMSFRTEEEVYAGFGRVWNVMREGIERGCHTEGILAGPLRVPRRAPALYRQLVTGERISADPMVIIDWVNMFALAVSEENAAGGRVVTAPTNGAAGIIPAVIAYYDKFIQSVGQKESTKFYLAAAAIGSLYKRNASISGAEVGCQGEVGVACSMAAAGLAELMGASPVQVCIAAEIGMEHNLGLTCDPVAGQVQVPCIERNAIASMKAINSTRMAMRRSSEPTVSLDKVIATMYETGKDMLPKYRETSQGGLAINVINL, encoded by the coding sequence ATGTTTAGCGCATTTGATATTTTTAAAATTGGTGTGGGCCCTTCGAGTTCACATACTGTTGGCCCTATGAAAGCGGCTAAAGAATTTATTGATGATTTACGTTCGAAAGGAAGCTTACGTGACATTACCAAAATTACTGTGGATGTGTACGGTTCACTGTCATTAACCGGTAAAGGTCACCATACCGATATCGCTATCATCATGGGTTTAGCTGGTAACAGCCCTGAAAATGTTGATATTGAAGCTATTCCTGAGTTCATTCAGCGTGTTGAGCAAACTGGTCGTTTAGCTGTTGGTCTGCATTGCCATACTGTTGATTTCCCAAGTGATGCCATGGTTTTCCATACTGAAGCTTTGGCTTTGCATGAAAACGGCATGAAGATCCACGCATGGGTGGGTGACAAGCTTGAGTACAGCAAGACTTACTACTCTATCGGTGGTGGTTTTGTGGTTGACGAAGAAAACTTCGGCAAAACTGCAGCGACTGATATTACTGTGGCTCATCCTTTTGCTAACGCTGAAGAATTACTGGCGATTTGTAAAGAAACCGGTATGAGCATCAGCGCCATCATGATGGCTAATGAAATGTCATTCCGCACTGAAGAAGAAGTCTATGCTGGCTTTGGTCGCGTATGGAATGTGATGCGTGAAGGTATCGAGCGCGGTTGTCATACTGAAGGCATTTTAGCCGGCCCACTGCGCGTTCCTCGTCGTGCCCCTGCTTTATATCGTCAATTGGTCACAGGTGAGCGTATATCTGCCGATCCTATGGTTATTATTGATTGGGTTAACATGTTTGCCTTAGCCGTGAGCGAAGAAAACGCTGCCGGTGGCCGAGTAGTAACTGCCCCAACCAACGGCGCTGCTGGTATCATTCCTGCGGTAATCGCTTACTATGACAAGTTCATTCAAAGCGTGGGTCAGAAAGAATCTACTAAGTTCTACTTAGCTGCTGCCGCTATTGGTTCTTTATACAAGCGTAACGCTTCTATCTCTGGCGCTGAAGTTGGCTGTCAGGGTGAAGTCGGTGTAGCTTGTTCTATGGCTGCTGCAGGTCTGGCTGAATTGATGGGTGCAAGCCCAGTACAAGTATGTATCGCTGCTGAAATCGGCATGGAGCATAACTTGGGCTTAACGTGCGATCCAGTTGCTGGTCAAGTACAGGTGCCATGTATCGAGCGTAACGCGATTGCTTCAATGAAAGCGATTAACTCAACTCGTATGGCGATGCGTCGCAGCTCTGAGCCAACCGTGAGCTTAGATAAAGTGATTGCTACCATGTATGAAACCGGTAAGGACATGCTGCCTAAGTACCGTGAAACTAGCCAAGGCGGTTTAGCCATTAACGTCATTAACTTATAA
- a CDS encoding META domain-containing protein has product MFKRVLAITTLALTLGGCQATTPSSDLDLIGQWKIETIMGQPTVDYSPAELIFSADGTLTGNNSCNQFFGKYEFANNQLTLMPAGTTMKACVDALMAQEQLVNQAMPVVASTQYANGQLSLLDGEGQVLLVLTKQ; this is encoded by the coding sequence ATGTTTAAACGCGTACTCGCAATCACCACTTTGGCTCTCACTTTAGGTGGTTGCCAAGCTACTACGCCAAGCAGTGACTTAGATCTGATTGGTCAATGGAAAATTGAAACCATCATGGGTCAACCTACGGTTGATTACAGCCCAGCAGAACTGATTTTCAGCGCCGATGGCACCTTAACCGGTAACAACAGCTGTAATCAATTCTTTGGCAAATATGAGTTTGCCAATAACCAATTAACCTTGATGCCAGCCGGCACGACCATGAAGGCTTGTGTTGATGCTTTGATGGCTCAAGAGCAATTAGTGAATCAAGCTATGCCTGTTGTAGCCAGCACTCAATATGCCAATGGCCAATTGAGCCTGCTAGATGGCGAAGGTCAAGTATTGCTGGTGTTAACTAAGCAGTAA